A region from the Pelobates fuscus isolate aPelFus1 chromosome 1, aPelFus1.pri, whole genome shotgun sequence genome encodes:
- the LOC134603281 gene encoding transmembrane and death domain protein 1-like, with protein sequence MDLYIVLVALFPLWNCVVCEDTAADDIGPHMVIRIAELLSPEECQDFISRINRPEDDLVKKVSNLSPKRRRRREIVTKEQCLATLQKWFDEKGESVYWDQISTILYQVGRPDVSKELGRNLNQDKILEIEKNADEYKQKMLDSSLLLPNEEFSEIDARQRDVFNFEDMDWDLIIERKPRPPYQRALTEWCWYMLYGVIIGFLGGAVMVVMIYLLLFRVLKIDGRERDFYKIV encoded by the exons cTGCCGATGACATTGGCCCTCACATGGTGATAAGGATAGCGGAACTTCTTAGCCCTGAGGAATGCCAAGATTTCATCAGCAGAATCAATAGACCTGAAGACGATCTGGTTAAGAAAGTCTCAAACCTGTCTCCAAAACGACGCAGGCGCAGAGAGATTG TGACCAAGGAGCAATGTTTGGCAACATTACAGAAATGGTTTGATGAAAAAGGGGAATCAGTCTATTGGGACCAGATCTCTACTATTTTATATCAAGTGGGACGACCTGATGTTTCTAAag AACTTGGAAGAAATCTCAATCAGGACAAAATTCTGGAGATTGAGAAGAACGCTGATGAATATAAGCAAAAAATGCTGGATTCATCTCTGCTTCTTCCGAATGAAGAATTTTCTGAAATCGATGCCAGGCAGAGAGATG TTTTCAACTTTGAGGATATGGATTGGGATCTCATTATTGAAAGAAAGCCACGCCCACCTTACCAGCGAGCGCTTACCGAGTGGTGCTGGTACATGTTATATGGTGTTATTATTGGATTCCTGGGAGGAGCTGTAATGGTGGTCATGATCTATCTATTGCTCTTCAGGGTTTTAAAGATTGATGGAAGAGAGAGAGATTTTTACAAGATTGTCTGA